In the Candidatus Methylomirabilis tolerans genome, one interval contains:
- a CDS encoding type II toxin-antitoxin system RelE/ParE family toxin codes for MPTRGATGGSMPTFAQTLINIAKPLYAAAGVWRVAFAFDPRLKPILLVAGNKSGISEKRFYRQLIEKADRRFAAHLSCIKKGRV; via the coding sequence ATGCCAACGAGAGGCGCGACTGGCGGATCTATGCCGACTTTTGCCCAGACCCTCATCAACATCGCCAAGCCGCTCTACGCGGCAGCCGGCGTCTGGCGCGTCGCTTTCGCGTTCGATCCACGACTCAAGCCTATTCTTCTGGTCGCCGGAAACAAATCGGGCATCAGCGAAAAGCGGTTTTACCGGCAGCTTATCGAGAAGGCCGACCGGCGATTTGCTGCCCATCTC
- a CDS encoding UvrD-helicase domain-containing protein, whose product MAEQISAISTSTSVTGLASLNAAQQAAVAHGDGPLLIIAGAGTGKTTVIAHRIAHLINSRRARPEQVLALTFTEKAAAEMERRVDLLVPYGFTDTWISTFHAFGDRVLREHALVLGLSPDFRLLTVPEQVIFFQEHLFELPLDYFRPLGSPLRPDTA is encoded by the coding sequence ATGGCTGAACAGATTTCAGCGATCTCAACGAGCACTTCCGTGACGGGCTTGGCGAGCCTGAACGCGGCGCAGCAGGCGGCGGTCGCGCACGGCGATGGCCCGTTGCTCATCATTGCGGGCGCGGGGACGGGGAAGACCACGGTGATCGCGCACCGGATCGCCCACCTGATCAACAGCAGGCGGGCCCGGCCGGAGCAGGTGCTGGCGCTGACCTTTACCGAGAAGGCGGCGGCGGAGATGGAGCGGCGTGTGGACCTGCTGGTCCCGTACGGGTTCACCGATACCTGGATCTCTACCTTCCACGCCTTTGGAGATCGCGTGCTTCGGGAGCATGCCCTGGTGCTGGGGCTGAGTCCGGACTTCCGCCTGCTGACGGTGCCCGAGCAGGTCATCTTCTTTCAGGAGCACCTGTTCGAGCTTCCACTCGACTATTTCCGGCCGCTCGGCAGTCCGCTGCGGCCGGATACAGCTTAA
- a CDS encoding nucleotidyl transferase AbiEii/AbiGii toxin family protein, translating into MEFQLLLSEFAIERLLYRLGASPYADRFALKGAALFNLWPKELRRATWRTPYCVSLDPYFMPPPTRSLLQPIGRPEDRGDDPRGQAAVRAPAI; encoded by the coding sequence GTGGAGTTCCAACTTCTCCTCTCCGAGTTTGCCATCGAACGGCTGCTCTACCGGCTCGGGGCTTCTCCGTACGCAGACCGGTTCGCGCTAAAGGGCGCCGCGCTGTTCAACTTGTGGCCAAAGGAGCTTCGCCGCGCCACCTGGCGGACGCCCTATTGCGTTTCCTTGGATCCGTACTTCATGCCGCCGCCAACGAGAAGTCTCTTGCAGCCAATTGGCCGCCCGGAGGACCGTGGCGATGACCCCCGCGGGCAAGCGGCCGTCCGCGCTCCCGCGATTTAA